From a single Calothrix sp. NIES-2098 genomic region:
- a CDS encoding group 1 glycosyl transferase, with translation MKIALVHDYLTQRGGAERVFELLCKRYPEADIYTSLYDRQKTIDLSDRIVNTTFLQNIPGAVRYFRLIAPLYFPAFRALNLQAYDLIISSSTSFAKAVKKHPDALHICFCHNVTRFLWDTETYLREYGDYRYFAPLIEKVFQLMRNVDLEYAQEPDLYIANSSIVARRIQDIYNKQAIVVNYPIDTSKFVFSASKDEYYLASARMISYKRLDIIIEAFNWLGWRLLISGDGPEQERLKSKALDNIEFLGHVSDRQRKDLFSKAKSVIVAALEDYGLVPVEANASGTPVIAYGAGGVLDTQVPRETGVFFKRQTPESLQAALLEAGQITWDYQNIRNHAVTNFSESAFFSKVEQIIDQAWRMHKSSDLLGEG, from the coding sequence ATGAAAATAGCTCTAGTCCATGATTACTTAACCCAGCGCGGTGGAGCAGAGCGCGTATTCGAGTTGCTGTGTAAGCGCTATCCCGAAGCCGATATTTACACCTCTTTGTACGATCGCCAAAAAACAATTGATTTAAGCGATCGCATAGTTAATACAACCTTCTTACAAAATATTCCGGGTGCAGTCAGATATTTTCGCTTGATTGCCCCTTTATATTTTCCCGCTTTTCGGGCTTTAAATTTACAAGCCTACGATCTAATTATTAGTAGTAGCACGAGTTTTGCTAAAGCAGTCAAAAAACATCCCGATGCGCTGCATATTTGCTTTTGTCATAATGTCACCCGTTTCCTGTGGGATACAGAAACCTATTTACGGGAATATGGAGATTATCGATATTTTGCCCCATTAATTGAAAAAGTATTCCAATTAATGCGAAATGTAGACCTGGAATACGCACAAGAACCAGACCTTTATATTGCGAATTCCAGCATTGTTGCTCGCCGCATTCAAGATATTTACAACAAGCAAGCGATTGTTGTCAACTATCCAATTGATACCAGTAAGTTTGTGTTTTCTGCTAGCAAGGATGAATATTATTTGGCATCAGCGAGGATGATTAGTTATAAGCGTTTAGATATAATAATTGAAGCTTTTAATTGGCTAGGTTGGCGATTATTAATTTCCGGTGATGGACCAGAACAAGAACGCTTAAAATCCAAAGCATTAGATAATATTGAGTTCTTAGGTCATGTAAGCGATCGCCAACGTAAAGACTTGTTTTCTAAAGCGAAGTCTGTCATTGTTGCAGCTTTAGAAGATTACGGTTTAGTTCCAGTAGAAGCTAATGCTAGCGGTACTCCAGTCATTGCTTATGGAGCAGGTGGTGTATTAGATACTCAAGTACCTAGAGAAACCGGGGTATTTTTTAAAAGACAAACGCCCGAATCATTACAAGCTGCATTATTAGAAGCTGGGCAAATAACTTGGGATTATCAAAATATCCGCAATCATGCAGTGACAAATTTTTCTGAAAGCGCATTCTTTAGTAAAGTCGAACAGATTATTGACCAAGCTTGGAGAATGCATAAATCCAGTGATTTATTAGGAGAAGGATAA